The Nocardioides sp. cx-173 genome segment TTTGTGACGGGTCAGCGGGGACGGGGACAGTAGGCGACGGGTCGGAGGTGGCTCAGGCGTCGATCACGATGGGGATGATCAACGGGCTGCGGCGGAAGGTCTTGTGGGACCACCGGCCGATGTCGCGCGCCAGCATCTGCTCGAGCTGACGGGCGTCGCCGATGCCCTCGCGGGCCGCGTGCGCGAGCGTCTTCTCGATGACCTGGACGGCCGGGTCGAAGGCCTTGGGCTCGTGCACGAAGCCGCGCACCAGGAAGTCGGGCGGGTCGGCGAGCTGACCGCTGTCGGCGTCGACGATCGCGAGCACCGTGACCACCCCCTCCTCGGCGAGGGTACGGCGGTCCTTGAGCGTCGCCTCGGTGACGCCGCCGACGGTCTGGGCGTCGACGTAGACGTTGCCCGCCTGGACCTTGCCGGTGATCGTCGCCTTGCCCTGGTGCAGGTCCACCACGACGCCGTCCTCCGCGAGGACGACGTTCTTGGGGTCCAGGCCGGTGCTGATCGCGAGGTCGGCGTTGGCGCGCAGGTGGCGGTACTCGCCGTGCACCGGCATCACGTTCTTCGGCTGCACGATGTTGTAGCAGTAGACGAGCTCGCCGGCGCTGGCGTGACCGGAGACGTGCACCTTCGCGTTGCCCTTGTGGACGACGTTGGCGCCCCAGCGGGTCAGGCCGTTGATGACGTTGGAGATCGCGTTCTCGTTGCCGGGGATGACCGAGCTGGCCATGAGGATCGTGTCGCCCTCGCCGATGCGGATCTTGTGGTCCCGGCTCGCCATGCGCGACAGCGCCGCGAGCGGCTCGCCCTGCGAGCCGGTGCAGATCAGCGTCGCCTTGTTGGCCGGCATCTTCTCCAGCTGGGCCAGCGGCACGATCAGGTCCTTGGGCACCTTGAGGTAGCCGAGATCCTGGGCGACGCCCATGTTGCGCACCATCGAGCGGCCCACGAAGGAGACCTTGCGGCCGTGCTCGTGGGAGGTGTCGAGCACCTGCTGGATGCGGTGCACGTGGCTGGCGAAGCTGGAGACGATCACCCGGCGCGGCGCCGTACGGAAGACCTGCTCGATCGCGGGGGTCAGCTCGCGCTCGGAGGTGGTGAAGCCCGGCACCTCGGCGTTGGTGGAGTCGGTGAGGAAGAGGTCCACGCCCTCCTCGCCGAGGCGGGCGAAGCCGCGCAGGTCGGTGATGCGCTTGTCGAGCGGGAACTGGTCCATCTTGAAGTCGCCCGTGTGCAGCACCGTGCCGCCCGGGGTGCGGATGGCGACCGCGAGCCCGTCAGGGATGGAGTGGTTGACCGCGAGGAACTCCAGGTCGAACGGCCCGAACGACTTGCGGTCGCCCTCGACGACCTCGTCGCGGACCGGGCGGATCTGGTGCTCCTTGAGCTTCTCGGTGATCAGCGCCAGCGTGAGCTTGGAGGCGATGACCGGGATGTCGCGGCGCTCGCGCAGCAGGTAGGGGACTCCGCCGATGTGGTCCTCGTGGCCGTGCGTCAGCACGATCCCCACGATCGACTCGAGGCGGTCGCGGATCCAGCTGAAGTCGGGCAGGATCACGTCGACGCCGGGCTGGTGCTCCTCGGGGAAGAGCACGCCGCAGTCGACGATGAGCAGCTTGCCGTCGAACTCGAAGACGGTCATGTTGCGGCCGATCTCGCCGAGGCCGCCGAGTGCGACCACGCGCAGCGCGCCCTGGGCCAGCTTCGGCGGCTTCTGCAGCTCGGGATGGGGGTGGCTCACGTAGAGCTCCGTTCTAGTGTCGTGGAGCAGGGCTCCATGGTCAGCCGCCACTCGCGGGCAGCTGTTCGAGCAAGATGTCGGGGTTGTCGCGCTTGGCGGTGTGCGCGCGCCACTTGTCCGGGAAGAGGGCGAGGTAGGCGCCGTCGGAGCGGCGCATCACCTCGACGCCGCGTACGGCGCTCAGGGCCTCGACGCCGTCGGCGTCGGTGAGCATCGCCAGCTGGTAGTCCAGGCGCTCGAGCCGGATGGCGGCGCCGTACTCGGACTCCATCCGCGCGCTCACGACCTCGAACTGCATGGGGCCGACCGCCGCCAGCACCGGCGCCTGGTCACCGCGCAGGTCGGAGCGCAGCACCTGCACGACGCCCTCCTGGTCCATCTGCTCGATGCCCCGGCGGAACTGCTTGTAGCGCCCGGTGTCCGCGGCCCGCGCCGACATGAAGTGCTCGGGCGCGAAGCTGGCGATCGGCGGGTAGCGGACGGCGCGGC includes the following:
- a CDS encoding ribonuclease J, which encodes MSHPHPELQKPPKLAQGALRVVALGGLGEIGRNMTVFEFDGKLLIVDCGVLFPEEHQPGVDVILPDFSWIRDRLESIVGIVLTHGHEDHIGGVPYLLRERRDIPVIASKLTLALITEKLKEHQIRPVRDEVVEGDRKSFGPFDLEFLAVNHSIPDGLAVAIRTPGGTVLHTGDFKMDQFPLDKRITDLRGFARLGEEGVDLFLTDSTNAEVPGFTTSERELTPAIEQVFRTAPRRVIVSSFASHVHRIQQVLDTSHEHGRKVSFVGRSMVRNMGVAQDLGYLKVPKDLIVPLAQLEKMPANKATLICTGSQGEPLAALSRMASRDHKIRIGEGDTILMASSVIPGNENAISNVINGLTRWGANVVHKGNAKVHVSGHASAGELVYCYNIVQPKNVMPVHGEYRHLRANADLAISTGLDPKNVVLAEDGVVVDLHQGKATITGKVQAGNVYVDAQTVGGVTEATLKDRRTLAEEGVVTVLAIVDADSGQLADPPDFLVRGFVHEPKAFDPAVQVIEKTLAHAAREGIGDARQLEQMLARDIGRWSHKTFRRSPLIIPIVIDA